A single genomic interval of Croceibacter atlanticus HTCC2559 harbors:
- a CDS encoding PaaI family thioesterase, translated as MKYSKEEVLSRCKEICKNTMMETLDIEFIDVGDDVLVAKMPVTPKVHQPDGVLHGGAMVALAESVGSAASMLFLDAEKYYIRGIEISANHVKSIREGEVFAYATVVHKGRTTQLWDIKIKDVEDNLISVVKLTTIALPKN; from the coding sequence ATGAAATATTCTAAAGAAGAGGTATTAAGTAGATGTAAAGAAATTTGCAAGAATACTATGATGGAAACTCTAGACATTGAGTTTATTGATGTAGGAGATGATGTATTGGTAGCTAAAATGCCAGTTACTCCTAAGGTTCATCAACCAGATGGCGTTCTTCACGGTGGTGCAATGGTGGCCTTGGCAGAGAGTGTTGGTAGTGCAGCAAGTATGTTATTTCTAGATGCAGAGAAGTATTATATAAGAGGTATCGAGATTTCGGCAAACCACGTAAAGAGTATTCGAGAAGGTGAGGTCTTTGCTTACGCTACAGTAGTTCATAAAGGGCGCACAACACAGCTTTGGGATATCAAGATTAAAGATGTTGAGGATAATTTAATATCAGTAGTTAAACTTACCACAATAGCTCTGCCTAAAAATTAA
- a CDS encoding protein-disulfide reductase DsbD family protein: MAFLKNGLLFLFFLVSVSTQAQFGNTEIFEPVEWSTSISKKGDIYEVSIKAIIDEGWHLYSQNEVEAGGPIPTEFSFPNADGNFEVLYSTKEPEGKELFDPVFEMDIKYFEDEVTFTQDIKFINSPIAVEAEVFFMVCDDERCLAPQSVPFVITLDGSKANTPIGNVSPEDIAKSEALDIDVKGFENYEAEDTEESSNLTIFFLGFIGGLIALLTPCVFPMIPLTVSFFTKGAKNRKQGLTNAILYGLFIFVIYLLLSIPFHLLDSLDPEILNNISTNVTLNVIFFIIFIVFALSFFGYFELTLPQSWSAKMDDKANSVGGIIGIFFMALTLAIVSFSCTGPILGSLLGGSLTSDGGAMQLTFGMGGFGLALALPFALFALFPNWLNSLPKSGGWLNTVKVVLGFIEVALAFKFLSNADLVQHWGILKREIFIGIWIIVAIGLALYLFGIIRFPHDGPKKRPHKTRIGLGILTLLFAMYLLPGLTNTAYANLKLLSGFPPPLFYSIYNKETEGPLGLEAFKDFEEGLAQARITNKPILLDFTGWACVNCRKMEEQVWSIPQVYDHIKNDYILISLYVDDDKELEASEQFKYIKPNGSLKTIKTIGNKWATFQTLNFKNNSQPYYVLLDGDLNLLNKPVGYTPNGTEFEAWLAEGLKTFNENSK, translated from the coding sequence ATGGCATTTTTAAAGAACGGCCTTCTATTTTTATTTTTCTTAGTATCTGTGTCTACTCAGGCACAATTTGGAAACACAGAAATTTTTGAACCTGTAGAGTGGAGTACCTCTATTTCTAAAAAAGGAGATATTTATGAGGTAAGTATAAAAGCTATCATAGATGAAGGCTGGCATTTGTATTCACAAAACGAGGTAGAAGCTGGCGGACCAATCCCTACTGAATTTAGTTTTCCCAACGCAGACGGAAACTTTGAAGTTCTATATTCAACTAAAGAACCTGAAGGAAAAGAGTTATTTGATCCAGTCTTCGAAATGGATATTAAATATTTTGAAGATGAGGTGACATTTACTCAAGATATTAAATTTATCAACTCACCTATTGCTGTTGAGGCTGAGGTGTTTTTTATGGTTTGTGATGACGAGCGTTGCCTTGCGCCACAATCTGTGCCTTTTGTTATAACCTTAGATGGCAGTAAAGCTAATACACCAATAGGCAACGTTTCTCCAGAAGATATCGCCAAGTCTGAAGCATTAGATATAGATGTAAAAGGATTTGAAAACTATGAAGCAGAAGACACAGAAGAAAGTAGTAACCTTACCATTTTCTTTTTAGGTTTTATAGGCGGTTTAATAGCATTGTTAACACCTTGTGTATTTCCAATGATACCATTAACCGTATCATTCTTTACAAAAGGTGCAAAAAATAGAAAACAAGGTTTAACTAACGCAATACTTTATGGCTTATTTATTTTTGTCATCTACTTATTGCTAAGTATACCATTTCACTTATTAGATTCATTAGATCCAGAGATACTCAACAATATTTCAACCAATGTAACGCTCAACGTTATATTCTTTATCATATTTATAGTATTTGCACTATCATTCTTTGGCTATTTTGAATTAACACTGCCGCAGTCTTGGAGTGCAAAAATGGACGATAAGGCTAATAGTGTTGGTGGTATCATAGGTATTTTCTTTATGGCCTTAACCTTAGCTATAGTATCGTTTTCTTGTACAGGACCAATATTAGGATCTCTCTTAGGCGGTTCTTTAACAAGTGATGGTGGAGCAATGCAACTTACATTTGGAATGGGTGGCTTTGGTTTAGCTTTAGCGTTACCGTTTGCGCTTTTTGCATTATTCCCAAATTGGCTAAACTCATTACCAAAAAGTGGTGGATGGCTTAATACCGTAAAAGTTGTACTAGGTTTTATTGAGGTGGCATTGGCATTTAAATTCTTGTCTAACGCAGATCTTGTTCAACATTGGGGTATCTTAAAACGAGAAATATTTATAGGAATCTGGATAATAGTTGCTATTGGTTTAGCATTGTATTTATTTGGTATTATTCGCTTTCCTCACGATGGTCCTAAGAAAAGGCCTCATAAAACAAGAATAGGATTAGGAATATTAACATTGCTTTTTGCAATGTACTTATTGCCTGGATTAACCAATACGGCATATGCTAATCTTAAACTGTTAAGTGGTTTTCCACCACCATTGTTTTATAGTATTTATAATAAAGAAACAGAAGGTCCTTTAGGTTTAGAAGCTTTTAAAGATTTTGAAGAAGGCCTTGCTCAGGCACGCATTACTAACAAACCAATATTGTTAGATTTTACAGGTTGGGCTTGTGTAAACTGTCGAAAGATGGAAGAGCAAGTTTGGAGTATTCCTCAAGTATATGATCATATTAAAAATGATTATATCTTAATTTCCTTATATGTTGATGATGATAAAGAATTGGAAGCTTCAGAGCAGTTTAAATACATTAAACCAAATGGAAGCTTAAAGACAATTAAAACTATCGGAAATAAATGGGCTACCTTTCAAACACTTAACTTCAAAAACAACTCACAACCTTACTATGTGTTGTTAGATGGTGATTTAAATTTACTTAATAAACCAGTAGGATATACACCAAATGGGACAGAATTTGAAGCTTGGTTGGCAGAAGGACTTAAAACCTTTAATGAGAATTCTAAATAA
- the lon gene encoding endopeptidase La: MSRTKFTDIDSLSLQDLEQDAELIPLMTPEDEEEINKEKLPETLPILPLRNTVLFPGVVIPITAGRDKSIKLIQDANNGSKVVGVVSQKSEEVENPTGKDINTLGVVARILRVLKMPDGNTTVIIQGKKRFEIDEVITEDPYLQATIKEVPEARPEKENEEFSAIVDSIKELALKIIKQSPNIPSEASFAISNIESPSFLINFVSSNMNLSVADKQKLLATNDLKERALATLKFMNVEQQKLELKNDIQSKVQSDMSQQQREYFLHQQMKTIQEELGGVSHEDEVEEMKQRAKKKSWGEDVAKHFKKEISKLQRMNPQVSEYSIQRNYLDLFLDLPWNEFSKDKFDLKRAMKILDRDHYGLEDVKKRIIEYLAVLKLRNDMKSPILCLYGPPGVGKTSLGKSVAEALGREYVRISLGGLRDEAEIRGHRKTYIGAMPGRIIQSLKKAGTSNPVFVLDEIDKIGTGNQGDPSSALLEVLDPEQNNEFHDNFLEMGFDLSKVMFIATCNSLNTIQPALRDRMEIINVTGYTIEEKVEIGKKHLLPKQLEEHGLTKDHLKIAKPQLEKIVEGYTRESGVRSLEKQIAKMVRYAAKNIAMEEDYSVKITNDDVVEVLGSPKLERDKYENNDVAGVVTGLAWTRVGGDILFIESILSKGKGNLNITGNLGKVMKESATIAMEYIKAHAEEFGIIPTIFEKYNVHIHVPEGATPKDGPSAGITMLTSLVSLFTQRKVKKSVAMTGEITLRGKVLPVGGIKEKILAAKRARIKEIVLCEDNRRDIKEIKEEYLKGLTFHYVTDMSQVLDVALTKQKVKNAKKL, translated from the coding sequence ATGAGCAGAACAAAGTTTACAGATATTGACAGTTTGTCATTGCAGGATTTAGAACAAGATGCCGAGTTAATTCCATTAATGACGCCTGAAGATGAAGAAGAAATTAATAAAGAAAAATTACCTGAGACCTTACCAATTTTACCGCTTAGAAATACGGTGTTATTTCCTGGTGTAGTAATTCCTATTACTGCAGGACGCGATAAATCTATCAAGCTAATACAAGATGCTAATAATGGTAGCAAGGTAGTTGGTGTTGTATCTCAAAAAAGTGAAGAGGTAGAGAACCCAACTGGAAAAGACATAAATACACTTGGTGTAGTTGCCAGAATCCTTAGGGTTTTAAAAATGCCAGATGGTAATACTACTGTAATTATACAAGGTAAAAAGCGTTTTGAGATAGATGAGGTTATAACTGAAGATCCTTATTTACAAGCAACTATTAAGGAAGTTCCAGAAGCTAGACCTGAAAAGGAAAATGAAGAGTTTTCTGCTATTGTAGATTCTATTAAAGAATTAGCACTTAAGATTATAAAGCAAAGTCCTAATATCCCTAGTGAAGCTTCGTTTGCTATTTCTAATATTGAAAGCCCTTCGTTTTTAATAAACTTTGTGTCGTCTAACATGAATCTTTCTGTTGCAGACAAGCAAAAATTGCTAGCTACAAATGATTTAAAAGAGCGTGCTTTAGCTACATTGAAGTTTATGAACGTTGAGCAGCAAAAGCTCGAGCTTAAAAATGACATACAGAGTAAGGTGCAGAGTGATATGAGCCAACAACAGCGCGAGTATTTCCTACACCAACAAATGAAAACTATTCAGGAAGAGTTAGGTGGCGTTTCTCATGAGGATGAAGTAGAGGAGATGAAACAACGTGCCAAGAAAAAATCTTGGGGAGAAGATGTAGCTAAACACTTTAAAAAAGAGATTTCTAAATTACAACGTATGAATCCTCAGGTTTCTGAGTATTCTATACAACGTAATTATTTAGATTTATTCTTGGACTTACCTTGGAATGAGTTTAGCAAAGACAAATTCGACTTAAAGCGTGCAATGAAAATTCTAGACCGTGATCACTACGGTTTAGAAGATGTTAAAAAACGAATTATTGAATATCTAGCGGTTTTAAAACTGCGTAACGATATGAAATCGCCAATCTTATGTTTATATGGTCCTCCAGGCGTTGGTAAAACATCTTTAGGAAAGAGTGTAGCCGAAGCTTTAGGAAGAGAATATGTAAGAATTTCATTAGGTGGTTTAAGAGATGAAGCTGAAATAAGAGGCCACAGAAAAACCTACATTGGTGCAATGCCAGGTAGGATTATACAGAGTCTTAAAAAGGCAGGAACTAGTAACCCTGTATTTGTCTTAGATGAAATAGATAAAATAGGAACAGGAAACCAAGGCGATCCTTCTTCTGCGTTGCTAGAGGTTTTAGATCCAGAACAAAATAATGAATTTCATGACAACTTCTTAGAAATGGGGTTTGACCTTTCTAAGGTTATGTTTATAGCAACGTGTAACAGTTTAAATACTATACAACCAGCTTTACGTGACCGTATGGAAATTATAAATGTTACGGGTTATACTATTGAAGAAAAGGTTGAAATAGGTAAAAAGCATTTATTACCTAAGCAGTTAGAAGAACACGGTCTTACCAAAGATCACCTTAAGATAGCAAAGCCACAACTTGAAAAAATAGTTGAAGGTTATACTCGCGAAAGTGGTGTAAGAAGTCTTGAAAAGCAAATTGCCAAAATGGTAAGATACGCTGCCAAGAATATCGCTATGGAAGAAGACTATAGTGTAAAAATCACAAATGATGATGTAGTTGAAGTCTTAGGTTCTCCTAAATTAGAGCGTGATAAATATGAGAATAATGATGTTGCAGGAGTTGTTACAGGTTTAGCGTGGACTAGAGTAGGTGGCGATATTCTCTTTATAGAGTCTATACTTTCTAAAGGTAAAGGTAACTTAAACATTACTGGTAACCTTGGTAAAGTTATGAAAGAGAGTGCAACCATAGCTATGGAGTACATTAAAGCACACGCTGAAGAATTTGGCATTATACCAACTATTTTCGAAAAATATAACGTTCATATTCACGTGCCAGAAGGAGCAACACCTAAAGATGGCCCAAGTGCTGGTATAACAATGTTAACGTCTTTAGTCTCTCTGTTTACGCAACGCAAAGTTAAAAAGAGCGTGGCTATGACTGGTGAAATAACTCTTAGAGGAAAAGTATTGCCAGTTGGCGGAATTAAAGAAAAGATCTTAGCTGCAAAACGCGCAAGGATCAAGGAAATTGTTTTATGTGAAGACAATCGTAGAGATATAAAAGAAATAAAAGAAGAGTACTTAAAAGGATTGACGTTTCATTATGTGACAGACATGTCTCAAGTATTAGACGTTGCTCTTACTAAGCAAAAGGTTAAAAATGCTAAGAAATTATAG
- the tilS gene encoding tRNA lysidine(34) synthetase TilS — protein MLQAFKSHINTTFPKLNSNKLLLAVSGGLDSMVLLHLCKASGLNIAIAHCNFNLRGKESDADTLLVKEEADRLQITCHVEHFNTESYAADIKVSIQIAARELRYQWFDEVIKEFDYNYVLTAHHLNDDVETFIINLTRGTGLDGLSGIPKVNNTIIRPLLPFSREEIHTYALAEKIIWREDASNASDKYLRNSIRHHIIPKLEDLNPVFLDNFKRTQHHLQQSSKLIEDYTNVLFKTLVTHTDKGFSISLTKLNDFENHDAILYQLLKAFKFKDWSSVYALKDAQSGKQIFSETHRLIKHQNALLLSVNEALHSETVTVEAEAKMVSFPLGTLEFNKVEALAKLKKHIAYVDADALQYPLTIRRWQAGDNFQPFGMKGKKKLSDFFKDEKLSLPQKENSYVLTSNNRIVWVIGHRIDHRFRITKLTKQITQIVWHF, from the coding sequence GTGTTACAAGCCTTTAAATCTCATATAAATACTACGTTTCCCAAACTTAACTCCAATAAATTACTTTTGGCTGTAAGCGGTGGTTTAGATAGTATGGTGTTATTACATCTCTGTAAAGCTTCAGGTTTAAATATAGCTATCGCACACTGTAATTTTAATTTGCGAGGCAAAGAAAGCGATGCAGATACACTATTGGTTAAGGAAGAGGCAGACAGATTGCAAATTACTTGTCACGTAGAGCATTTTAATACAGAATCATACGCTGCGGATATTAAGGTATCCATTCAAATTGCTGCAAGAGAACTACGTTACCAATGGTTTGACGAAGTAATTAAAGAATTTGATTATAATTATGTTTTAACAGCGCATCATTTAAATGATGATGTAGAAACATTTATTATCAACCTTACAAGAGGTACTGGTTTAGACGGTCTTTCTGGAATACCAAAGGTTAACAACACTATAATTAGACCCTTATTACCGTTTTCAAGAGAAGAGATACATACCTATGCTTTAGCTGAAAAAATTATTTGGAGAGAAGATGCTAGCAATGCATCAGATAAATATTTGAGAAACTCGATAAGACATCATATAATTCCAAAACTTGAAGATTTAAACCCTGTATTTCTAGACAATTTTAAGCGCACACAACATCATTTACAGCAGTCCTCAAAACTGATAGAAGATTATACCAATGTGTTATTTAAAACTCTGGTAACACATACAGATAAAGGTTTTTCTATTTCTTTGACTAAGCTTAATGATTTTGAAAACCACGATGCAATTCTATACCAACTTTTAAAAGCATTTAAATTTAAAGATTGGAGTAGTGTGTACGCACTTAAAGACGCACAGTCTGGCAAGCAAATCTTTTCTGAAACACATAGGTTAATTAAACACCAAAATGCGTTATTGCTTTCTGTGAATGAAGCATTACATTCAGAAACTGTTACCGTTGAAGCTGAAGCTAAAATGGTGTCATTTCCTTTAGGTACTTTAGAGTTTAATAAGGTTGAAGCCTTAGCTAAACTTAAAAAACATATTGCCTATGTTGATGCAGATGCGTTGCAATATCCGTTAACCATTAGACGTTGGCAAGCAGGAGATAATTTTCAGCCATTTGGTATGAAAGGAAAAAAGAAGCTTAGCGACTTCTTTAAAGACGAAAAGTTATCTTTGCCACAAAAGGAAAATTCCTACGTATTAACTAGTAACAATCGTATTGTTTGGGTGATTGGTCACCGTATAGATCACCGCTTCAGAATAACAAAACTAACAAAACAAATAACTCAAATTGTATGGCATTTTTAA
- a CDS encoding alpha/beta hydrolase, with the protein MNSKEKQIKYESSNSYSTLNKLTEDTKHIWLVFHGMGYLSRYFIREFEEFDAKDHYFIAPQAPSKYYQSKDFRRVGASWLTKENTVVETENVLTYVNAIYKAEIKPILEKHNHVKFHVLGFSQGVSIASRFVAKYSISCDNLVLHSGGIPKELEPLDFKTFKGKAWLLYGNEDEWLTDEKLEYEKGRALILFSERLTTLEFQGAHKLNTEALNKIIFNTTA; encoded by the coding sequence ATGAATTCTAAGGAAAAGCAAATCAAGTATGAGAGTAGCAACTCCTATTCTACCCTAAATAAACTAACAGAAGACACTAAACATATCTGGCTAGTTTTTCACGGTATGGGTTACTTAAGCAGATATTTTATAAGAGAGTTTGAAGAATTTGATGCTAAGGACCATTATTTTATAGCTCCACAAGCTCCAAGTAAATACTATCAAAGTAAAGATTTTAGAAGAGTTGGCGCTTCTTGGCTAACTAAAGAAAATACTGTAGTAGAAACTGAAAACGTGCTTACGTATGTTAATGCTATTTATAAAGCTGAAATAAAACCTATTTTAGAGAAACACAATCATGTAAAATTTCATGTGTTAGGGTTTTCTCAAGGCGTTTCCATAGCAAGTAGATTTGTAGCTAAATACAGCATATCATGTGATAATCTTGTTTTACATTCTGGAGGTATTCCAAAAGAATTAGAACCCTTAGACTTTAAAACATTTAAAGGCAAAGCTTGGCTTCTTTACGGTAACGAAGATGAATGGTTAACAGATGAAAAATTAGAATATGAAAAAGGAAGAGCTTTAATTCTATTTAGTGAAAGGCTTACAACCTTGGAGTTTCAAGGAGCACACAAGCTTAACACAGAAGCTTTAAACAAAATTATTTTTAATACAACAGCATAA
- the clpB gene encoding ATP-dependent chaperone ClpB, producing the protein MNFNNYTIKSQEAIQQAQQLAQEMGHQQIENEHIFKAIATVDENVTPFLLKKLNINVPLFTQILDKEIESFPKVSGGDIMLSREAGKAVNEASSIAKKMNDEYVSIEHLILAIFKSNSKIAQILKDQGTTEKGLKLAIEELRQGDRVTSQSAEDTYNSLSKYAINLNERAETGKLDPVIGRDEEIRRVLQILSRRTKNNPMLVGEPGVGKTAIAEGLAHRIIAGDIPDNLKDKQIFSLDMGALIAGAKFKGEFEERLKAVVKEVTSSDGNIVLFIDEIHTLVGAGGGQGAMDAANILKPALARGELRAIGATTLDEYQKYFEKDKALERRFQKVIVDEPDTESAISILRGIKEKYETHHKVRIMDEAIIAAVELSERYITSRFLPDKAIDLMDEAASKLRMEINSKPEELDVLDRKVMQLEIEIEAIKREKDEVKLKSLRSDLANLKEERNELHAQWKNEKDVVDNIQQAKQDIEQFKLEAERAEREGDYGKVAEIRYGKIKEAQERLEKLQQNVEAQKSGKSLIQEEVTSEDIAEVVAKWTGVPVTKMLQSDREKLLRLEDELHKRVVGQQEAIVAVSDAVRRSRAGLQDQKKPIGSFLFLGTTGVGKTELAKALAEYLFDDESAMTRIDMSEYQERHAVSRLVGAPPGYVGYDEGGQLTEAVRRKPYSVVLLDEIEKAHPDTFNILLQVLDEGRLTDNKGRIADFKNTIIIMTSNMGSGIIEEKFNAVKDIPTAIEAARTEVLGLLKQTVRPEFINRIDDIVMFTPLNQDNIKEIVSLQLRQVTKMLGKQNITLDATEEAISLLAKQGFDPQFGARPVKRTIQKEVLNELSKQILSGKVTTDSIILIDAFDDELVFRNQSDLVEDL; encoded by the coding sequence ATGAATTTTAATAATTATACTATAAAATCACAGGAGGCCATACAGCAAGCGCAACAGCTTGCTCAGGAAATGGGCCATCAACAAATAGAAAATGAACACATTTTTAAAGCTATAGCTACTGTAGATGAAAATGTGACTCCATTTTTATTGAAAAAACTAAATATTAATGTACCACTATTCACTCAAATTTTAGATAAAGAAATCGAAAGTTTCCCTAAAGTAAGTGGTGGCGACATTATGTTATCTAGAGAAGCAGGAAAAGCTGTAAATGAAGCTTCTAGTATCGCAAAAAAAATGAATGATGAGTATGTTTCAATAGAACATCTCATATTAGCCATTTTTAAATCTAACAGTAAAATTGCACAAATATTAAAAGATCAAGGTACTACAGAAAAAGGATTAAAATTAGCTATTGAAGAATTGAGACAAGGCGACAGAGTAACTTCGCAAAGTGCAGAAGACACTTATAACTCTTTAAGCAAATATGCTATCAATCTTAATGAACGTGCAGAGACTGGAAAATTAGATCCGGTTATAGGACGCGATGAAGAGATTAGACGTGTGCTGCAAATACTTTCTAGAAGAACTAAAAACAATCCTATGTTGGTTGGTGAACCTGGTGTTGGTAAAACAGCTATTGCAGAAGGCTTAGCTCATAGGATTATTGCTGGTGATATTCCAGACAACCTTAAAGACAAACAAATTTTCTCTTTAGATATGGGCGCATTAATTGCAGGTGCCAAATTTAAAGGAGAATTTGAAGAACGCTTAAAGGCTGTTGTTAAAGAAGTAACCTCAAGTGACGGAAACATTGTTTTGTTTATAGATGAAATTCACACGCTAGTTGGTGCCGGTGGCGGCCAAGGCGCAATGGATGCGGCAAACATTTTAAAGCCAGCATTAGCAAGAGGAGAACTAAGAGCGATTGGTGCAACAACTTTAGACGAGTATCAAAAGTATTTTGAGAAAGACAAAGCTTTAGAACGTCGTTTTCAAAAGGTAATTGTAGATGAACCAGATACAGAAAGCGCAATTTCAATACTAAGAGGTATTAAGGAAAAGTACGAGACACACCATAAAGTAAGAATTATGGATGAAGCTATAATAGCTGCTGTGGAATTATCTGAACGCTACATTACTAGTAGATTCTTACCAGATAAAGCTATTGATTTAATGGATGAAGCTGCATCTAAACTAAGGATGGAGATTAACTCTAAACCTGAAGAGTTAGATGTTTTGGATCGTAAAGTTATGCAGCTGGAAATTGAGATTGAAGCTATTAAGCGTGAAAAAGATGAAGTTAAGTTAAAATCTTTACGATCAGATTTAGCAAACCTTAAGGAAGAACGTAATGAATTACATGCGCAGTGGAAAAATGAAAAGGATGTTGTAGACAATATACAACAGGCCAAACAAGATATTGAGCAGTTTAAGCTTGAAGCTGAACGCGCTGAGCGAGAAGGCGATTACGGTAAAGTTGCAGAGATACGTTATGGTAAAATTAAAGAAGCTCAAGAACGCTTAGAGAAACTTCAGCAAAACGTTGAAGCTCAAAAATCTGGAAAATCTCTCATACAAGAGGAAGTTACAAGCGAAGACATTGCAGAAGTTGTTGCTAAATGGACAGGTGTTCCGGTAACCAAAATGTTACAAAGTGACCGTGAAAAGCTGTTGCGTTTAGAAGATGAATTACACAAACGAGTAGTAGGACAACAAGAAGCTATAGTTGCTGTAAGCGACGCTGTAAGACGTAGCCGCGCAGGTTTACAAGACCAGAAAAAGCCAATAGGAAGTTTTTTATTCTTAGGTACCACTGGTGTTGGTAAAACTGAGCTTGCTAAAGCTCTAGCCGAATACCTTTTTGATGATGAAAGCGCGATGACACGTATAGATATGAGTGAGTACCAAGAACGTCACGCAGTAAGTAGACTTGTTGGTGCGCCTCCAGGATATGTGGGTTATGACGAAGGTGGACAGCTTACTGAAGCTGTTAGACGTAAGCCATACTCTGTTGTCCTGTTAGATGAAATTGAAAAAGCGCACCCAGATACTTTTAATATCTTATTACAGGTTTTAGATGAAGGTAGGCTTACAGATAATAAAGGTCGAATTGCAGACTTTAAAAACACCATTATCATTATGACAAGTAATATGGGAAGTGGTATTATTGAAGAGAAGTTTAATGCGGTTAAAGATATTCCTACTGCTATTGAAGCTGCAAGAACTGAAGTTTTAGGTTTACTTAAACAAACCGTAAGGCCAGAGTTTATTAACCGTATAGACGATATCGTAATGTTTACGCCTTTAAATCAGGATAACATTAAAGAGATTGTAAGCTTGCAGTTGCGACAGGTTACTAAAATGCTAGGTAAACAGAATATTACGCTAGATGCTACTGAAGAAGCAATAAGCCTGTTAGCAAAACAAGGATTTGATCCTCAATTTGGTGCAAGACCAGTTAAGCGTACAATTCAAAAAGAGGTGCTTAACGAGTTGTCTAAACAAATCTTATCTGGAAAGGTAACTACAGATAGTATTATTCTTATAGATGCGTTTGATGATGAACTTGTATTTAGAAACCAAAGTGATCTGGTTGAAGATCTATAA